From one Mytilus trossulus isolate FHL-02 chromosome 10, PNRI_Mtr1.1.1.hap1, whole genome shotgun sequence genomic stretch:
- the LOC134687286 gene encoding uncharacterized protein LOC134687286, which produces MSNGVNSIDNAPSTDESPAEENPTETLVLQCSQCSSIVGDTTAWAFADDVLRTVSLKNASEKVLITEVLETSKNGTDFGSAFNVLKCEVCNEEIGRMYRTTPTQLDHLRGLFSLFIDKLSSYQVGSCSQNCQALNLDDTLSFGELKEMHTKLDKIKHVLVTVDGRLKHIETFLEEYDDQPESVADDSHNINPTEVPRKEGSFHAFVPPQQPEAVRRPETMSREMYNNGVTSENSVQSYNAGMPSSKGAQKRPAFRKFEDGNSSVYSRSEDLGQETNDGLQSSYRTSQSYMDTLKRKKQSDPRADNSTYKNKRSKY; this is translated from the exons ATGTCCAATGGTGTAAACAGCATAGATAATGCACCTAGCACAGACGAAAGCCCAGCAGAAGAAAATCCAACTGAAACTCTAGTTTTACAATGTTCACAATGCAGTTCAATTGTTGGGGATACAACCGCTTGGGCTTTTGCTGATGATGTATTGAGGACTGTCAGTTTGAAAA ATGCATctgaaaaagttttaataacAGAAGTCCTGGAAACATCAAAGAATGGCACAGATTTTGGCAG TGCCTTTAATGTGCTGAAGTGTGAAGTATGTAATGAAGAGATCGGTCGAATGTACCGGACAACACCAACTCAGCTGGATCATTTACGTGGACTCTTCtctctatttatagataaactttCAAG TTACCAAGTTGGTTCTTGTTCACAGAACTGTCAGGCTCTGAACTTAGATGACACATTATCTTTTGGAGAACTAAAAGAAATGCATACCAAATTAGATAAG atAAAGCATGTCCTGGTAACTGTGGATGGTAGGCTGAAACACATAGAGACATTCCTTGAGGAGTATGACGACCAGCCAGAAAGTGTCGCTGATGACAGTCACAATATAAATCCTACGGAAGTGCCCAGGAAAGAAGGCAGTTTTCACGCATTTGTACCACCACAGCAACCAGAAGCAGTTAGAAGACCAGAAACAATGTCCAGGGAAATGTACAATAATGGTGTGACTTCAGAAAATAGTGTTCAGTCATACAATGCCGGTATGCCTTCATCAAAGGGTGCTCAGAAAAGACCGGCTTTTAGGAAATTTGAGGACGGGAATAGTAGTGTTTATTCTAGAAGTGAGGATCTTGGTCAGGAGACCAATGATGGACTTCAATCAAGCTACAGAACAAGTCAGTCATACATGGATACACTTAAAAGGAAGAAACAGTCTGATCCAAGGGCAGATAATTCaacttacaaaaataaaagaagcaAATATTAA
- the LOC134687288 gene encoding uncharacterized protein LOC134687288: protein MLYFSKIFRTVSRYSLQSKVSKNLRGISCQRSSISYCCSKKLHTISIDKKSLDTSCSYPGSLCCHTVNRHFSTTDCLQKKRKKVEHTDNSDSETEDNEDLDEESDEEFELYQEDDIATTEFVEKEVVVAAMRVDALLAKSLGESRTKMDEEFYNNKLRVNGTVFKNKSTKVDTGDFIDRIVGHKLGHKTVQRVRVLKIKAKKTKKGNTKVICRVWTNPFTIK, encoded by the exons ATGTTGtacttttctaaaatatttcgaACAGTCAGTCGGTACTCATTACAATCTAAAGTGTCAAAAAATTTAAGAGGCATTTCATGTCAAAGATCATCGATTTCATATTGCTGTTCCAAGAAACTACATACAATTTCAATTGACAAGAAATCTCTTGACACTAGCTGTTCATACCCAGGATCACTGTGTTGTCACACAGTGAACAGACATTTCAGTACTACTGATTGCCtgcaaaaaaagagaaaaaaggtTGAACATACTGACAATTCAGATTCAGAGACTGAAGACAATGAAGATTTAGATGAGGAG TCAGATGAGGAGTTTGAGCTATATCAAGAGGATGACATTGCAACAACTGAATTTGTAGAGAAAGAAGTTGTAGTGGCGGCCATGAGGGTTGATGCTTTGTTAGCCAAATCTTTAGGAGAAAGTAGAAC GAAAATGGATGAAGagttttacaataataaattaaGAGTAAATGGGacagttttcaaaaataaaagtacaaag GTAGACACAGGAGATTTTATAGACAGAATAGTGGGACACAAGCTGGGACATAAAACAGTGCAGCGTGTCCGTgtgttaaaaataaaagcaaagaaaacaaagaaaggGAATACCAAAGTTATTTGTAGAGTTTGGACCAATCCATTTACAATTAAATGA